From the genome of Verrucomicrobiia bacterium, one region includes:
- a CDS encoding type II toxin-antitoxin system death-on-curing family toxin: MTQGDPSFLTLRRVLYVHDQSLAREGGIAGIGNPDGIESALGAVKNMYLYEKADVFAIAAAYAFHIAEAQAFLDGNKRTGAASAIVFLRLNGIKIPEDDGSIFKAMIGLANKQLDKAGLAVILRKLAGKTD, encoded by the coding sequence ATGACTCAAGGTGATCCGAGCTTTTTAACTCTGAGACGTGTTTTGTATGTGCATGATCAATCGCTTGCCAGAGAGGGTGGTATTGCGGGTATTGGGAATCCGGATGGGATTGAGTCCGCATTGGGCGCCGTTAAGAATATGTATCTATACGAGAAAGCCGACGTTTTTGCAATAGCCGCGGCGTATGCGTTTCATATCGCAGAAGCACAAGCATTTCTTGATGGCAATAAACGGACAGGTGCTGCTTCTGCCATCGTCTTTTTGAGATTAAATGGCATTAAAATTCCGGAAGATGACGGCTCAATTTTTAAAGCGATGATAGGCTTGGCAAACAAACAATTGGATAAGGCGGGATTAGCCGTAATCTTGAGAAAACTGGCCGGGAAAACCGATTAA
- the ruvC gene encoding crossover junction endodeoxyribonuclease RuvC, translated as MPERFLCHDDAVGISLQQFKQMKDRVSGRAKSSAAEPDPELRRTGSPHQIIMGVDPSLRGTGYGVIRLGTPYPHALAQGTITCPSAWEHSRCLVKIAQILRDVIRKHQPTVCVVEGLFFAQNLQTALIMGEARGAALTTLAEGGLEIYELAPRKVKQAIVGYGAAQKLAVAKMVQRMLRLPELPAPDAADALALALAHSQETGRYAINPPKRI; from the coding sequence TTGCCGGAACGCTTCCTTTGCCATGATGACGCGGTGGGTATCAGCCTCCAGCAATTCAAGCAAATGAAAGATCGCGTGAGCGGACGCGCGAAATCTTCTGCCGCGGAGCCTGACCCGGAATTGCGGCGAACCGGAAGCCCACACCAGATTATCATGGGCGTGGATCCGTCCTTGCGGGGAACCGGCTACGGCGTGATTCGATTGGGCACACCCTATCCGCACGCACTCGCGCAAGGAACCATCACCTGTCCGTCCGCGTGGGAACATTCGCGTTGCCTTGTAAAGATCGCGCAAATTTTGCGGGACGTGATTCGCAAACATCAGCCAACGGTGTGCGTGGTGGAAGGCCTTTTCTTCGCGCAGAATTTGCAGACCGCGCTGATCATGGGCGAAGCGCGCGGAGCGGCGTTGACGACGCTCGCGGAAGGCGGGCTGGAAATTTATGAACTCGCGCCGCGCAAAGTGAAACAAGCCATCGTGGGTTACGGCGCGGCGCAAAAATTAGCAGTGGCGAAAATGGTGCAGCGAATGTTGCGCCTGCCGGAGTTGCCCGCCCCGGACGCCGCGGACGCGCTGGCCTTGGCCTTGGCCCACAGTCAGGAAACGGGCCGCTACGCGATCAATCCGCCGAAACGAATATAA
- a CDS encoding DUF6600 domain-containing protein → MSMLRGGALAAILIGLTLAAGRITNADTAAIPAATNAVPDISATPAPSASTEVNSPTADLTPPSLSLNEQQPAPPEVKLSKAAAEIVHLAQSGVAEDVMLAYVATVASKFNLGSDQIIYLNDLGVSGAVVKAMIQRDSAIDATSAAATASLLAPQPQQPVPTYPSPAPTDLANTLPPEVDTVIATNPPDVDTSDTVTDDSDYFYNSLAPYGGWAFVSGVGLCWQPTVCLSNPDWRPYCDRGRWVYSDCGWYWQSDYSWGWAAFHYGRWFQDAHRGWVWEPNRVWSPAWVSWRHELNYCGWAPLPPTAKFKPGVGFSFGGHAVAANFDFGLRGRQYTFIPTARMSDYTPARYALSGQEAQEIHSHSTVVNHFTVENHHVVNQTIDPREVSAASGTEIRQAQIHEVPRQDGHAPQPDRIAKHGESFVIYRSQLPAPSAHRVNGNGAATRSSAVQPHSEAPVPNMILNAKTAASPGVIMGQHPARENYPAGSLVVIGQRNSAPLPNMRLTHVDAPAAPEPPQVAVTPTAPGNYYAGTAAAEPVRSPAGFNFGRNNNYERPRGETSAAPNPSQNSSVYVMPGHYTVGQQLNANVQHNLNEAGARYGNGQAAQTTPSVAPTAQAAQPAYGGYQHEARGGSEPARVESRSEARPVVDARAEMAHSMQAAAVEHISQAAPAPAASSHSASSSSSSSSGSGKR, encoded by the coding sequence ATGAGCATGCTAAGGGGTGGGGCGCTGGCGGCAATCCTGATCGGATTGACGCTGGCGGCGGGGCGGATAACCAACGCAGATACCGCCGCGATTCCAGCGGCGACGAACGCAGTGCCGGACATTTCCGCAACACCGGCGCCCAGCGCAAGCACCGAGGTCAATTCACCAACCGCCGATCTGACGCCGCCAAGTCTTTCGCTCAACGAACAACAACCCGCACCGCCCGAAGTGAAACTCTCCAAAGCCGCGGCGGAAATCGTGCATCTCGCGCAATCGGGAGTGGCCGAAGACGTCATGCTCGCCTACGTGGCCACCGTCGCGAGCAAGTTCAATCTTGGCTCCGATCAAATCATTTATCTCAACGACCTCGGTGTGTCGGGCGCGGTGGTGAAGGCGATGATCCAGCGCGACTCCGCGATTGACGCCACCTCCGCCGCCGCGACGGCGAGCCTGCTCGCGCCCCAACCGCAACAACCCGTTCCCACATATCCGTCCCCCGCGCCGACCGACCTCGCGAACACACTCCCCCCTGAAGTGGACACGGTGATTGCCACCAATCCTCCGGACGTGGATACCAGCGACACCGTCACGGACGATTCCGATTATTTTTACAATTCACTCGCGCCGTACGGCGGCTGGGCTTTTGTGAGTGGCGTGGGCCTTTGCTGGCAGCCCACGGTTTGCTTGTCGAATCCCGATTGGCGTCCGTATTGCGATCGTGGCCGGTGGGTTTACAGCGATTGCGGCTGGTATTGGCAGTCGGATTATTCGTGGGGCTGGGCGGCGTTTCATTATGGCCGCTGGTTCCAGGACGCGCATCGCGGCTGGGTGTGGGAACCGAACCGCGTTTGGAGTCCGGCGTGGGTGAGCTGGCGTCATGAGTTGAATTATTGCGGTTGGGCGCCCCTGCCTCCCACGGCGAAGTTCAAGCCGGGAGTGGGCTTCTCCTTTGGCGGACACGCGGTGGCGGCGAATTTCGATTTCGGTTTGCGCGGCCGGCAATACACCTTCATCCCCACCGCGCGCATGAGCGATTACACGCCGGCGCGTTACGCACTGTCGGGCCAGGAGGCGCAGGAGATCCACAGCCATTCGACGGTTGTGAACCATTTCACCGTGGAAAATCATCATGTGGTGAATCAAACCATTGACCCGCGCGAAGTTTCAGCGGCGTCCGGCACGGAAATTCGCCAGGCGCAAATCCACGAAGTGCCGCGCCAGGACGGACACGCGCCGCAGCCGGACCGCATCGCAAAACACGGCGAGTCGTTCGTGATTTACCGCTCGCAGTTGCCCGCGCCGTCGGCGCATCGCGTGAATGGAAATGGCGCAGCCACGAGAAGTTCGGCGGTTCAGCCGCATTCGGAAGCGCCGGTGCCGAATATGATTTTGAATGCGAAAACCGCCGCCTCGCCGGGAGTGATCATGGGCCAGCACCCGGCGCGGGAAAATTATCCGGCGGGTTCGCTCGTGGTGATCGGGCAGCGCAATTCCGCGCCGTTGCCGAACATGAGATTAACGCATGTGGACGCTCCCGCCGCGCCGGAACCGCCGCAGGTTGCCGTCACGCCCACAGCTCCGGGAAATTATTACGCGGGCACTGCCGCCGCCGAACCCGTCCGCTCGCCAGCGGGATTTAATTTTGGCCGCAACAATAATTATGAGCGCCCGCGTGGTGAAACTTCAGCCGCGCCGAACCCCTCGCAGAATTCTTCGGTCTATGTGATGCCGGGGCATTACACCGTGGGACAACAGTTGAATGCGAACGTGCAGCATAATTTGAATGAAGCGGGCGCGCGCTATGGGAACGGGCAAGCCGCGCAAACAACGCCATCAGTTGCGCCAACTGCCCAAGCCGCTCAACCAGCGTATGGCGGATACCAGCATGAAGCGCGCGGCGGTAGCGAACCGGCGCGAGTGGAGTCCCGCAGCGAAGCGCGTCCAGTCGTTGATGCCCGCGCGGAAATGGCTCACTCGATGCAAGCCGCCGCGGTGGAACATATATCGCAAGCGGCACCCGCGCCGGCTGCGTCATCGCACTCAGCAAGTTCGAGTTCCTCAAGTTCCTCAGGCTCGGGAAAAAGATAA
- a CDS encoding ABC transporter ATP-binding protein, giving the protein MSTTDVLSATSATRPAPSSEVVIAVRGLTKVFKDFWGRPKARAVDNVNFEVRRGEVFGLLGPNGSGKSTTVKMLLGLLYPTKGHIEVFGHSPRHVATKSRIGYLPEESYLYRYLNSHETLDFFGNLFRLPGGERDKRAEQLLEMVGLSQTRTRAVGEFSKGMQRRIGLAQALINDPDLVILDEPTAGLDPIGCREVKDLILALARRGKTVILSSHLLSDVEDVCDRVVIYYGGKIQAMGTLKELLATPDVVRITTPVLARETMERALEIIRRDIDGDKIRIDNPTQNLESYFLDVVQKARAAAEQTSGATSGHRVAEYLRGEGEAKPGTDRVLERLTAPQAKPVVVETSATQPAETVDSKKLAALTRHEPEIPAPNPTATPAAPAAAEPKADLSKANEKLSSLLGKPKQ; this is encoded by the coding sequence ATGAGCACCACTGACGTTCTTTCCGCCACCAGCGCCACCCGCCCCGCGCCTTCTTCCGAAGTGGTCATCGCCGTGCGCGGGCTCACCAAGGTCTTCAAGGATTTCTGGGGCCGGCCCAAGGCGCGCGCGGTGGACAATGTGAATTTTGAAGTGCGCCGTGGTGAGGTGTTCGGTTTGCTCGGGCCGAACGGTTCCGGCAAATCCACCACCGTCAAGATGCTCCTCGGCCTGCTCTATCCGACCAAGGGCCATATCGAAGTCTTCGGCCATTCGCCGCGCCACGTCGCGACAAAATCGCGCATCGGTTATCTGCCCGAGGAATCGTATCTCTATCGCTATCTCAATTCGCATGAGACGCTGGATTTTTTCGGCAATCTCTTTCGCCTGCCCGGCGGCGAGCGCGACAAGCGGGCCGAGCAATTACTTGAAATGGTCGGCTTGAGCCAGACTCGCACGCGCGCGGTCGGTGAATTTTCCAAGGGCATGCAGCGCCGCATCGGTTTGGCGCAAGCGCTCATCAACGACCCCGACCTTGTCATTCTCGACGAACCCACCGCCGGTCTCGACCCTATCGGCTGCCGCGAAGTGAAGGACTTGATCCTCGCCCTCGCGCGCCGCGGCAAGACGGTGATTCTCAGCAGCCATTTGCTTTCCGACGTCGAGGATGTTTGCGATCGCGTGGTGATTTATTACGGCGGAAAGATCCAGGCGATGGGCACGCTCAAGGAACTTCTCGCCACGCCTGACGTCGTGCGCATCACCACGCCGGTGCTCGCCCGCGAAACAATGGAACGCGCGCTGGAAATCATCCGCCGCGATATTGACGGTGATAAAATCCGCATAGACAACCCCACGCAGAACCTCGAAAGCTATTTTCTGGATGTCGTGCAAAAAGCGCGCGCCGCCGCGGAACAGACCTCAGGCGCGACCTCTGGACATCGCGTCGCTGAATATCTCCGCGGCGAAGGCGAAGCCAAGCCCGGCACCGACCGTGTCCTCGAACGTCTCACCGCACCACAGGCCAAGCCCGTGGTCGTGGAAACTTCCGCGACTCAACCCGCCGAGACGGTGGACAGCAAAAAACTTGCGGCCCTTACGCGCCACGAACCGGAAATACCCGCGCCAAATCCAACTGCAACTCCGGCCGCCCCTGCGGCAGCCGAACCGAAGGCCGACCTCAGCAAGGCCAACGAAAAACTTTCATCGCTGCTCGGCAAACCGAAGCAATAG
- a CDS encoding ABC transporter permease, giving the protein MNLGCLVDKGSFSAISAARARAFMEAPLPRSYTDYLGHRLFRLLLTVQGLLAFALITLGVILTKMNVAQSVTFPLIFREMKRSGMDLIPLFLFMSAALGFATIGQAVTLLSQYGATSYLGTIMVAVVVRELGPLFTAMLVLSRSGTANVIELGTARSQGEVEALEALGVDPIHYLVMPRVIGMALGVFALSIYFIMGALLTGYLWAFLQNVPLQPGEYFRQLSAALTSLDFAILAVKSSAFGVSIAVITCYHGLSRPLQLEEVSRATIGAVAQCIIACVVIDVIFIFVYRTL; this is encoded by the coding sequence ATGAATTTAGGCTGCCTCGTGGACAAAGGGTCATTCAGCGCGATCAGCGCAGCGCGAGCCCGCGCCTTCATGGAGGCGCCGCTGCCTCGCTCGTACACGGATTATCTCGGGCATCGCCTCTTCCGGTTGTTGCTCACGGTCCAGGGGTTGCTGGCGTTTGCGCTCATCACGCTCGGGGTGATTTTGACGAAAATGAATGTCGCGCAAAGCGTGACGTTCCCGCTGATCTTTCGCGAGATGAAACGGTCGGGCATGGACTTGATTCCGTTGTTTTTGTTCATGTCGGCGGCGCTGGGTTTCGCGACGATTGGCCAGGCGGTCACGCTGCTTTCGCAATACGGCGCGACGTCTTATCTCGGCACGATCATGGTGGCGGTGGTGGTGCGCGAACTGGGCCCGCTTTTCACGGCGATGCTGGTGCTCTCGCGGTCGGGCACGGCCAATGTCATCGAACTCGGCACGGCACGTTCGCAAGGCGAAGTCGAGGCGCTCGAAGCGCTGGGCGTTGATCCGATTCATTATCTGGTGATGCCGCGCGTGATCGGCATGGCGCTCGGGGTTTTTGCGCTCTCGATTTATTTCATCATGGGCGCGTTGCTAACCGGTTATCTGTGGGCGTTTTTACAAAACGTCCCGCTGCAACCGGGAGAATATTTCCGCCAGCTTAGCGCGGCGCTGACGAGCCTGGATTTTGCGATTCTCGCGGTGAAGTCCTCGGCGTTTGGCGTGAGCATTGCCGTCATCACGTGTTATCACGGGCTGTCGCGGCCGCTGCAACTGGAGGAAGTTTCCCGCGCGACCATCGGCGCGGTGGCGCAGTGCATCATCGCCTGCGTGGTCATTGACGTGATTTTCATTTTCGTTTACCGCACGCTCTAA
- a CDS encoding ribonuclease H-like domain-containing protein, which yields MKNIVYFDLETQKSADEVGGWDKIGLMKMSIGVTYSTTRGDYKIYGEQHVDDLLVELQRADLVVGFNHLRFDYEVLHAYTSMDLRQLPTLDMLVELQNTLQHRLSLDSIATATFGVEKTAEGLQAIQWFKQGKLLEIAEYCCYDVKLTKLVHEHGANHKQLHYHNRFGKKLTVPVAW from the coding sequence ATGAAGAACATTGTTTATTTTGATCTCGAAACGCAAAAATCCGCCGATGAAGTGGGCGGCTGGGACAAAATCGGCCTGATGAAAATGAGCATCGGCGTGACCTACAGCACCACGCGCGGTGATTACAAAATTTACGGCGAGCAACACGTGGACGATCTGCTCGTCGAGTTGCAGCGCGCCGACCTCGTCGTGGGTTTCAATCATCTCCGCTTTGACTACGAAGTGCTGCACGCCTATACCTCGATGGATTTGCGCCAGCTTCCCACGCTCGACATGCTTGTCGAACTGCAAAACACCCTGCAACACCGCCTCTCCCTCGACTCCATCGCAACCGCCACCTTCGGCGTCGAAAAAACCGCCGAGGGCCTGCAAGCCATCCAATGGTTCAAGCAAGGCAAGCTATTGGAAATCGCCGAATACTGCTGCTACGACGTAAAGCTCACCAAGCTTGTCCACGAACACGGCGCGAACCACAAGCAACTGCATTACCACAACCGCTTCGGAAAAAAACTGACCGTCCCCGTGGCGTGGTAA
- a CDS encoding four-carbon acid sugar kinase family protein, translating into MIGVIADDLSGAAELAAVGWRHGLRAEILLNGRCDATADLVCVDTHSRGCDPTESAARARNAARTLRDAGAASIYKKVDSVLRGQVTAEVQAIMSELNLPHALLVPVNPSLGRIIRGGNYFVRGKLLHETEFAHDPHHPRTSSVVNKLLSLDAAQMRKLGEPLTENGILVGEAETAEDLRAWASQVNENILPAGAAEFFGALLAMKGLRKAVEPCESSREEKRGAELFVCGSTSESSRLFCEAAAQSGATIFSLPKKLIAGAPFDLADMEPIAAGAIHALKNERRVILKIGLPLVRDIAIARSLAENLVRLAERVLAASSVDNVYAEGGETAAALARRLGWGRLAIERELALGVVSTLVDGPRNVRFTLKPGSYEWPECVRKVI; encoded by the coding sequence ATGATTGGCGTGATCGCAGACGATTTATCAGGCGCGGCGGAACTGGCCGCCGTCGGCTGGCGCCACGGCCTGCGCGCGGAAATCCTCTTGAATGGACGTTGCGATGCCACGGCCGATTTGGTTTGCGTGGATACCCATTCGCGCGGATGTGATCCCACGGAATCCGCCGCCCGCGCGCGCAACGCAGCGCGGACTTTGCGCGATGCGGGCGCAGCGTCGATTTATAAAAAAGTGGACTCCGTGCTGCGCGGCCAGGTGACTGCCGAAGTGCAGGCGATCATGTCGGAACTCAATTTGCCGCACGCGCTACTCGTGCCCGTGAATCCTTCGCTCGGCCGCATCATTCGCGGCGGAAATTATTTTGTGCGCGGAAAATTATTGCACGAAACCGAATTTGCGCATGACCCACACCATCCACGAACTTCGTCCGTCGTAAATAAACTCCTAAGCCTGGACGCGGCACAGATGCGCAAACTCGGTGAGCCACTAACAGAAAACGGCATCCTCGTCGGCGAAGCCGAAACTGCGGAAGATCTGCGCGCCTGGGCATCGCAGGTAAACGAGAACATTCTACCGGCGGGCGCGGCGGAATTTTTCGGCGCATTGCTCGCGATGAAAGGATTGCGCAAAGCTGTCGAACCTTGTGAAAGTTCGCGCGAAGAAAAACGAGGCGCGGAATTATTCGTGTGCGGCAGCACCAGCGAATCATCACGATTATTTTGCGAAGCGGCGGCGCAATCCGGCGCAACGATATTTTCGTTGCCCAAAAAACTCATTGCCGGCGCACCATTCGATTTGGCGGATATGGAACCCATTGCTGCGGGCGCGATTCACGCGTTGAAAAACGAACGGCGCGTCATTTTAAAAATCGGTTTGCCGCTCGTGCGGGACATCGCCATCGCCCGTTCGCTCGCGGAGAATTTAGTGCGGCTCGCGGAACGCGTGCTTGCCGCTTCATCCGTGGATAACGTGTATGCCGAAGGCGGCGAAACCGCCGCTGCCCTGGCGCGCCGCCTGGGATGGGGGCGGCTTGCGATTGAACGGGAACTGGCCCTCGGCGTTGTGAGCACCTTGGTTGACGGCCCGCGAAATGTGCGTTTCACCCTCAAGCCCGGCAGCTACGAATGGCCCGAATGCGTGCGGAAAGTCATATAG
- a CDS encoding cation-translocating P-type ATPase: MQVTSLLEPEHKHDHNHEHEDPLNCASCGHDHEHTPIRLVQTIIGVVFVLNAFVVDWAFEGAHTAASASAMIGAIILGYPIVWTSVKDLMRGALTINELVGIAVLAAFASGDYKTAGVVAFFMLTGEIIETRTAEGARQSIESLIKLTPTKARRITANGEEEVAAKDLAIGDVIRVRPGDNVAADGVILSGQGSFNQANITGESLPVDKKPGDEAYAGTQNLTGVLEIRVSRAGQDTTLGKVRELILAAEKTKLPIMRIIDQYMGFYTPLVLVIGALVWAFTHDLNRVIAVLVVSCPCAFILATPTAMVAALSAAARLGILIKNVSDIELAAKINAFVFDKTGTLTTGKLAVSRLAPIGDTAPAELLRVAASAEKYSNHPTARALATLSEEAGVPLSEPKNFSETAGRGIKADVDGKVVLVGRAQWLKDNGVTENFLKAVDLNETEGFSLLFIARDGKCIGWVGLQDQTREEAQASLAELKQNGVRRIAMISGDRQPVAARVAREIGCEEVVGDCLPQNKVEFVRAMKLKGYRVAVIGDGVNDAPALAAGDIGIAMGAAGSEVAIHSATIALMNNDLRRLPFLVKLSRSTRSVINQNFLFGVVFIICGLSLAAFGIVGPIVAAIMHNVGSLMVVFNSARLVRKGEELEHYQPAAIEPPSRPAGKPSAPTPQLAAKPA; this comes from the coding sequence ATGCAAGTCACTTCACTTTTAGAGCCCGAACACAAGCACGACCATAATCATGAGCATGAAGACCCGCTGAATTGCGCGTCCTGCGGCCATGACCATGAGCACACTCCGATTCGCCTGGTGCAAACGATCATCGGCGTGGTGTTCGTCCTGAACGCATTCGTCGTGGACTGGGCGTTTGAAGGCGCGCATACCGCCGCCAGCGCGAGCGCGATGATTGGCGCTATTATTCTCGGCTATCCCATCGTCTGGACTTCGGTCAAGGACTTGATGCGCGGCGCGCTGACCATCAATGAACTCGTGGGAATCGCCGTTCTCGCGGCGTTTGCTTCCGGCGATTACAAGACTGCTGGTGTCGTCGCGTTCTTCATGTTGACCGGCGAAATCATCGAAACCCGCACCGCCGAAGGCGCGCGCCAATCCATTGAATCGCTCATCAAACTCACGCCAACCAAGGCTCGCCGCATCACTGCCAACGGCGAAGAGGAAGTCGCCGCGAAAGACCTCGCGATCGGCGACGTCATCCGCGTTCGTCCTGGCGACAATGTTGCTGCCGACGGCGTCATCCTCAGCGGCCAGGGTTCGTTCAACCAGGCGAACATCACCGGTGAATCGTTGCCTGTGGACAAAAAGCCCGGCGACGAAGCGTATGCCGGCACGCAGAATCTGACCGGCGTTTTGGAAATCCGCGTGAGCCGCGCCGGCCAGGACACCACGCTCGGCAAAGTGCGCGAACTGATTTTGGCCGCGGAAAAAACCAAGCTGCCCATCATGCGCATCATTGATCAATACATGGGCTTTTACACGCCACTCGTGTTGGTCATCGGCGCTTTGGTGTGGGCGTTCACGCATGACTTGAACCGCGTCATCGCCGTACTCGTCGTTTCGTGCCCGTGCGCGTTCATTCTTGCGACGCCGACTGCGATGGTCGCCGCGCTTTCCGCCGCCGCGCGTCTCGGCATCCTGATCAAGAACGTCAGCGACATCGAACTCGCCGCGAAGATCAATGCGTTCGTGTTCGATAAAACCGGCACGCTCACCACCGGCAAGCTGGCCGTCAGCCGCCTCGCTCCGATTGGCGATACCGCGCCCGCTGAACTCCTGCGCGTCGCCGCGTCCGCCGAAAAATATAGTAACCATCCGACCGCCCGTGCACTCGCGACGTTGTCCGAGGAAGCCGGCGTTCCGCTTTCCGAGCCGAAAAACTTTTCTGAAACCGCTGGTCGTGGCATCAAGGCCGATGTGGATGGCAAAGTGGTTCTCGTTGGCCGCGCGCAATGGCTCAAGGACAATGGCGTCACCGAAAATTTTCTCAAGGCCGTTGACCTCAATGAAACCGAGGGCTTCAGTCTTCTGTTTATCGCCCGCGATGGCAAGTGCATCGGCTGGGTGGGCTTGCAGGACCAGACTCGCGAGGAAGCGCAAGCCTCGCTCGCCGAGCTTAAGCAAAACGGCGTGCGCCGCATCGCCATGATTTCCGGCGACCGCCAGCCGGTGGCCGCGCGCGTGGCCCGGGAAATCGGCTGCGAAGAAGTCGTGGGCGATTGCCTGCCGCAAAACAAAGTTGAATTCGTCCGCGCGATGAAGCTCAAGGGTTATCGCGTCGCGGTCATTGGCGACGGCGTGAACGACGCCCCGGCACTCGCGGCGGGCGACATCGGCATCGCGATGGGCGCCGCCGGCAGCGAAGTGGCGATCCACAGCGCGACGATTGCGCTGATGAATAACGATCTGCGCCGTCTGCCGTTTCTCGTGAAGCTCTCGCGCAGCACGCGCAGCGTCATCAACCAGAATTTTCTGTTCGGCGTCGTCTTCATCATCTGCGGTTTGTCGCTTGCGGCGTTTGGCATCGTCGGCCCAATCGTGGCGGCGATCATGCACAACGTCGGTTCGTTGATGGTCGTCTTCAACAGCGCACGGCTCGTCCGTAAGGGTGAAGAACTCGAGCATTATCAACCCGCGGCGATTGAACCGCCCTCGCGTCCCGCAGGAAAACCCTCCGCGCCCACACCGCAGTTGGCGGCGAAGCCGGCCTAA
- the ruvA gene encoding Holliday junction branch migration protein RuvA, with amino-acid sequence MINFLHGKLVEAVPTQVTVDVNGVGYEVLIPLSSFDRLPLPGADVKLLTHLAIRDDAHVLYGFVTAAEREMFRLLIHTVSGIGPKIALNVLSGMNVTALRGAVANGDVKSLSQISGVGKKTAERIVVELKDKIGAVGAWEAMSAQRALSAEDQKVNDAVLALMALGFKQVEAHDSVRAALAVLGPQAAVEALVRASLKKGA; translated from the coding sequence ATGATAAATTTTTTGCACGGAAAATTGGTCGAAGCAGTCCCCACCCAAGTGACGGTGGACGTGAACGGCGTGGGTTACGAAGTATTGATTCCGCTGTCGTCATTCGACCGGCTGCCGCTGCCGGGCGCCGACGTGAAATTGCTGACGCACCTCGCGATTCGCGATGATGCGCATGTGCTCTACGGTTTCGTGACGGCCGCCGAACGCGAGATGTTTCGCTTGCTGATTCATACCGTGAGCGGCATCGGGCCGAAGATCGCGTTGAATGTCTTGAGCGGGATGAATGTGACGGCGTTGCGCGGCGCGGTGGCGAACGGCGACGTAAAATCGCTCTCACAAATTTCTGGCGTCGGCAAAAAAACTGCGGAACGCATCGTGGTGGAATTGAAAGACAAAATCGGCGCGGTGGGTGCGTGGGAAGCCATGAGCGCGCAACGCGCCTTGTCCGCCGAAGACCAGAAAGTGAACGATGCCGTGCTGGCCTTGATGGCCTTGGGTTTCAAGCAGGTCGAGGCGCACGATTCTGTCCGCGCCGCGCTGGCCGTGCTCGGGCCGCAGGCGGCAGTGGAAGCGCTGGTGCGCGCGAGTTTGAAGAAAGGCGCGTGA
- a CDS encoding lysophospholipid acyltransferase family protein: MPKWHQRLAAWLIYIFIRVIAATMRVRFVDRTGLRDGTFRGPAIYCIWHNRLALCMPAYVWFIKKYSAGAGLVAIMSASRDGGMLMAVIEKFGVRPVRGSTSRRGPQALRELTTWAKRDYDIAITPDGPRGPKYVMQEGIVALAQLTGRAIVPVAINVNWKISVKSWDRFQIPLPFSKCEMIYGEPIPVPRETSETGREQLRVQAEKKLREMCVD, translated from the coding sequence ATGCCCAAGTGGCATCAACGCCTGGCCGCGTGGCTCATCTATATTTTTATTCGCGTGATCGCCGCGACGATGCGGGTGCGTTTCGTGGATCGCACCGGATTGAGGGACGGAACCTTTCGCGGCCCGGCGATTTATTGCATCTGGCACAACCGGCTCGCGCTCTGCATGCCCGCGTATGTGTGGTTCATCAAAAAATATTCCGCGGGCGCGGGGCTGGTGGCGATCATGAGCGCGAGCCGCGATGGCGGAATGCTGATGGCAGTGATTGAAAAATTCGGCGTGCGTCCGGTGCGCGGTTCGACGAGCCGCCGCGGGCCACAAGCGTTGCGCGAACTGACCACGTGGGCGAAACGCGATTACGACATCGCCATCACGCCCGACGGACCGCGCGGGCCGAAGTATGTCATGCAGGAAGGCATCGTGGCGCTGGCGCAACTGACCGGCAGGGCGATTGTGCCGGTGGCCATTAACGTGAATTGGAAAATCAGCGTGAAAAGCTGGGACCGTTTTCAAATTCCGCTGCCATTTTCCAAGTGCGAAATGATTTACGGAGAACCCATTCCCGTGCCGCGGGAAACGTCCGAAACCGGTCGGGAACAATTACGCGTGCAGGCAGAAAAAAAATTGCGCGAGATGTGCGTGGATTGA